A section of the Leptospira terpstrae serovar Hualin str. LT 11-33 = ATCC 700639 genome encodes:
- a CDS encoding GDSL-type esterase/lipase family protein — MKQNIKKILFACLLVIYSNLTSLTAQSLQPILIRPFGDSITYGVGFSDWGNCYVSQINQQLCMPPALAGGGYRGWLTLLATQGLGLYFTTEGYQSGGSYNLQWITNTQTHDGYPGYRTDQLIQISTFASFSNFTLLHAGTNDILQNKSYETAANNLFIIINNILAANTNTTVVVAKIIQISSINQQFSNLNSQIQLYNSLIDSKYNALPPIIKARVRVVNMFNLLNDQNDYSPDGIHPNAFGYFKMACNWMAGINNSNPSGPCTGLNFEKLKIQMNSKGFGDNDYKSPKDKIEKLIKGEL; from the coding sequence ATGAAACAAAATATTAAGAAAATCCTATTTGCCTGTCTACTAGTCATCTATTCCAACTTAACTAGTTTAACTGCACAATCGTTACAGCCCATTCTTATTCGACCTTTCGGTGATTCTATCACTTATGGTGTTGGTTTTTCTGATTGGGGTAATTGTTACGTTTCACAAATTAACCAACAACTTTGTATGCCTCCTGCATTGGCTGGAGGTGGATATAGAGGATGGTTGACTTTACTTGCTACTCAAGGTTTAGGATTATATTTTACTACTGAAGGTTACCAAAGCGGTGGATCCTATAATTTACAATGGATAACTAATACTCAAACTCATGATGGTTATCCAGGTTATCGAACAGACCAGCTAATTCAAATCTCAACCTTCGCTAGTTTTTCCAACTTTACATTATTACATGCTGGTACAAATGACATTCTACAAAATAAATCTTACGAAACCGCTGCAAATAACCTATTTATTATTATTAATAATATTCTAGCAGCAAATACAAATACGACTGTCGTTGTTGCTAAAATAATTCAAATTTCCTCCATTAATCAACAGTTTTCAAATCTAAATTCCCAAATACAATTATACAATAGTCTTATTGATAGTAAATATAACGCTCTACCACCAATTATAAAAGCTAGAGTCAGGGTAGTAAATATGTTTAATCTCTTAAATGATCAAAATGATTACTCACCTGATGGTATTCATCCAAATGCTTTCGGTTATTTCAAAATGGCATGTAATTGGATGGCGGGAATAAATAATTCAAATCCTTCTGGACCATGTACTGGATTAAATTTCGAAAAATTAAAAATACAAATGAATTCTAAAGGTTTTGGTGACAATGATTATAAATCGCCAAAAGATAAAATAGAAAAACTAATAAAAGGTGAACTGTAG
- a CDS encoding DUF4145 domain-containing protein, with protein sequence MPNLTLKHGAGQSNTFSANKIVDSCPICNRHIEPIQIIGQIKKDNDIELIYLCVNSECKSYFISYFKHNGKSYEFLYSLPKTIVKNEFSTEITKTSPNFIEIYNQASVAEQQNLYHIAGVGFRKSLEFLIKDYLIIKFPEDEEKIKKELLGNSIRNRISDQNIKACAERAAWLGNDETHYTKKWEDKDISDLKILLQLTVKWIEAELLTKAYLENMNN encoded by the coding sequence ATGCCAAATCTTACACTAAAACATGGAGCCGGACAATCTAATACCTTCAGCGCAAATAAAATTGTAGATAGCTGTCCGATTTGCAATCGTCATATTGAACCAATTCAAATAATCGGACAAATAAAAAAAGACAATGATATTGAATTAATCTATTTATGTGTAAACTCCGAATGCAAATCTTATTTCATAAGTTATTTTAAGCATAATGGAAAAAGCTATGAATTCTTATATTCTTTACCCAAAACTATAGTTAAGAATGAATTTTCTACAGAAATTACAAAGACATCACCAAATTTTATCGAAATTTATAATCAGGCTTCCGTTGCAGAGCAACAAAATTTATATCATATTGCCGGCGTAGGATTTCGAAAATCGTTAGAATTTTTGATCAAAGATTACCTTATTATTAAATTTCCCGAAGACGAAGAAAAAATAAAAAAAGAGCTTCTTGGTAATTCAATTAGAAATAGAATTTCAGATCAAAATATTAAAGCTTGTGCAGAAAGAGCTGCATGGCTTGGAAATGATGAAACTCATTACACAAAAAAATGGGAAGACAAAGACATAAGTGATTTAAAAATTCTTCTACAATTAACTGTAAAATGGATAGAAGCTGAACTCTTAACAAAAGCATATTTAGAAAATATGAATAATTGA
- a CDS encoding Kiwa anti-phage protein KwaB-like domain-containing protein, which yields MKKVKELDSIIDILSSQNLNVTFYFIQRKPKKGLKEKTIDKYDYFPIKADLSNEINLFFKDSLLESLKNLSNNGKYNIINYQIINDDLSGIISKLKEDKNLSFHKTIELLMNKKTEHMKSLSDVKKNLWAYAIEFNDNKNSFLCFRKSTSSKIATDDKNLREKLSSYWDSADGELKISPNETVSFDSRIDCLFFGDTYYILNKSNFEILVGMENQFLEFAKEVIETLTNTGLIEGIALLEKEIKENKNILKTVSNIGKKGTQTTLDSHEITKMKQVLQQMEQKELKLSPSNKIVLENTDDVNSFLKLLNDYYKQGLVTGKIYGSHSGEIIP from the coding sequence ATGAAAAAAGTAAAGGAACTCGATTCTATTATTGATATACTTTCTTCGCAAAATCTTAATGTAACTTTCTACTTTATTCAGAGAAAACCAAAAAAAGGTCTAAAAGAAAAAACAATTGATAAATACGATTATTTTCCGATCAAAGCAGATTTATCCAACGAAATAAATTTATTTTTTAAAGATTCACTACTCGAATCTTTAAAAAATTTATCCAATAACGGGAAATACAATATTATAAATTATCAAATAATTAACGACGATTTAAGTGGTATAATAAGCAAACTAAAAGAAGACAAAAATCTTTCCTTTCATAAGACAATAGAACTCTTAATGAATAAGAAAACAGAACACATGAAATCACTTTCTGATGTAAAAAAAAATTTATGGGCATATGCTATTGAATTTAATGATAATAAAAATTCTTTTCTCTGCTTCAGAAAATCAACATCTTCAAAGATTGCCACTGATGATAAAAATTTAAGAGAAAAGTTATCAAGCTACTGGGACAGCGCTGATGGAGAACTTAAAATTTCTCCAAATGAAACAGTGAGTTTCGACTCAAGGATTGACTGTTTATTCTTTGGAGATACTTATTATATACTTAACAAATCAAATTTCGAAATTCTTGTTGGTATGGAAAATCAATTTCTTGAATTTGCTAAAGAAGTTATTGAAACTTTAACAAATACCGGCTTAATAGAAGGAATCGCTCTCCTTGAAAAGGAAATTAAAGAAAACAAAAATATTCTTAAAACCGTTTCAAATATAGGAAAAAAAGGAACTCAGACTACTTTAGATAGCCATGAAATCACAAAAATGAAACAAGTTCTTCAACAGATGGAACAAAAAGAATTAAAATTATCACCTAGCAATAAAATTGTTTTGGAGAATACTGATGATGTAAATTCTTTTCTAAAATTATTGAATGATTATTATAAACAAGGCCTTGTTACAGGGAAAATATATGGCAGTCACAGCGGTGAAATAATACCATAG
- a CDS encoding DNA polymerase domain-containing protein — protein sequence METFQGYLFDIYHSEQKIYLWIKSDSGELRLFFDEFYPTIYVNASPNILGKLVKRFYELDALIEIPTFTEKRLFYENKTISVLKLVISKPQLLPKITNKLFHLYGKYDIYHSDIEITTGYMVEKDIYPLAYIEVNYETTKNSLNRIRAIRSLTNIEEMDYKIPDLSKVSLYLEKSHRIPFVNNSLVVETKSELYTIPTGDSSQLIHQLNAIFKKHDPDIVLTSYGDQVIFPYIFKASQESHIPTEFDRDKTSSIRRSIQTKGTSFNTYGTIVYRAPSYPLFGRWHIDSRNGFVYKEADLMGIIELSRISRLPIQKMARASTGKALTYIEVDVALRMNYLVPWQKSALEAPKTALDLLNADKGGLVFQADIKNGFVLENVAQLDFSQMYPKVMVLHNISPETINCLCCTNDPTTETVPSLGYRICNKRKGIVSVALSHIVERRNYYKKQCKETNHPDKSAIDQKQSSLKWMLVTSFGYLGYRNAKFGKLESHESVTAFGREKLLIAKETAENYGYDLIHAITDCIFIQKKDKSPIKIEDLKEVCQTILAKTKIAMEIEGIFSWLCFPPSTTDEKMPVANRYMGRFLNGNFKGRGIVQRRKDFPPYVKAAQIKMIEWMCKFETIKEMQSHEEEILQIFKKYDVLLSSGNLNWKELLIQRSTSQDPEGYSVDAPSAVAVKDLLEMGVRVQAGEKVRYLVVNQISEQKGERYKTEERIESKNNQKTIRYDKKYYRKLLLISFKEIWTGFASFEDFNELISDEQRLPFPI from the coding sequence ATGGAAACATTCCAAGGTTACTTGTTTGATATCTACCACTCAGAACAAAAAATCTATCTATGGATAAAATCCGACTCGGGAGAGCTCCGATTATTTTTTGATGAATTTTATCCCACAATTTATGTAAACGCATCACCAAACATTCTAGGAAAACTAGTGAAACGATTCTATGAACTAGATGCACTAATAGAAATACCAACCTTCACCGAAAAACGCCTATTCTATGAAAACAAAACGATCTCTGTTCTTAAGTTAGTCATTTCCAAACCACAACTCCTACCAAAAATCACAAACAAACTCTTTCACTTATATGGAAAATATGATATCTACCATTCAGACATAGAAATTACCACAGGATATATGGTCGAAAAGGATATTTATCCCCTTGCCTACATAGAAGTGAATTATGAAACAACAAAAAACAGCCTCAACCGAATCAGAGCGATTCGCTCTTTAACAAATATCGAAGAAATGGATTACAAAATTCCAGACTTAAGTAAGGTATCACTCTATTTAGAAAAAAGTCATAGAATCCCCTTTGTAAACAATTCCCTTGTGGTGGAAACAAAATCCGAGTTGTATACAATCCCAACTGGTGATTCCAGCCAACTCATCCACCAACTAAATGCAATATTCAAAAAACATGATCCTGATATTGTACTCACCAGTTATGGTGACCAAGTTATATTTCCCTATATTTTTAAGGCATCACAGGAGAGCCATATCCCAACAGAATTCGATAGGGACAAAACAAGCTCAATACGACGTTCCATACAAACGAAGGGTACTAGTTTCAATACTTACGGGACGATAGTCTACAGGGCACCCTCCTATCCTCTATTCGGTCGATGGCATATAGATTCCAGAAATGGTTTTGTTTACAAAGAAGCGGATCTAATGGGGATTATAGAACTCTCCCGAATTTCTCGATTGCCCATTCAAAAAATGGCGCGGGCATCCACAGGAAAAGCTCTTACCTACATCGAAGTAGATGTCGCTCTACGAATGAACTATTTAGTACCTTGGCAAAAAAGTGCTCTAGAAGCTCCAAAGACCGCCTTAGATTTGCTAAATGCAGATAAGGGGGGACTCGTTTTTCAAGCAGATATCAAAAATGGATTTGTATTGGAAAATGTAGCTCAATTAGATTTTTCGCAAATGTATCCCAAGGTGATGGTCTTACACAATATCTCTCCAGAAACAATCAACTGTCTCTGTTGTACAAACGATCCAACTACAGAAACAGTGCCTTCCCTTGGATACCGAATCTGTAACAAAAGAAAGGGGATTGTGTCCGTTGCACTATCTCATATTGTAGAGCGAAGGAATTATTACAAAAAACAATGTAAAGAGACAAATCATCCAGACAAATCTGCAATAGACCAAAAACAATCTAGTTTAAAATGGATGCTCGTCACCTCATTCGGTTATCTGGGTTATCGAAATGCAAAATTTGGAAAACTAGAAAGCCATGAATCAGTCACTGCCTTTGGAAGAGAAAAGCTACTTATCGCCAAAGAAACAGCAGAAAATTACGGATATGATTTAATACACGCAATCACTGATTGTATATTTATACAAAAAAAAGATAAGTCCCCTATCAAAATCGAAGATCTTAAAGAAGTTTGCCAAACAATACTAGCAAAAACAAAAATAGCAATGGAAATCGAAGGTATATTCTCCTGGTTATGTTTTCCTCCTTCCACTACAGATGAAAAAATGCCCGTTGCCAATCGTTACATGGGACGTTTTCTCAATGGAAATTTCAAAGGACGAGGAATTGTCCAACGAAGAAAGGATTTTCCACCATACGTAAAAGCTGCACAAATCAAAATGATTGAATGGATGTGTAAATTCGAAACAATAAAAGAAATGCAATCTCATGAAGAAGAGATCTTGCAAATATTCAAAAAATATGATGTACTACTATCTTCCGGCAATCTTAACTGGAAAGAACTCCTCATACAAAGATCAACATCACAAGACCCAGAAGGCTATAGTGTAGATGCACCTAGTGCAGTTGCAGTCAAAGATTTACTCGAAATGGGTGTAAGGGTTCAAGCAGGAGAAAAAGTCCGATATTTGGTAGTAAACCAAATATCAGAGCAAAAAGGAGAAAGGTATAAAACAGAAGAAAGAATCGAAAGTAAAAACAATCAAAAAACCATAAGATATGACAAAAAATATTACAGAAAACTACTCCTTATATCATTTAAAGAAATTTGGACAGGTTTTGCAAGCTTCGAAGATTTTAACGAATTAATTAGCGACGAACAAAGATTACCCTTTCCAATCTAA